The following proteins come from a genomic window of Rutidosis leptorrhynchoides isolate AG116_Rl617_1_P2 chromosome 10, CSIRO_AGI_Rlap_v1, whole genome shotgun sequence:
- the LOC139872439 gene encoding uncharacterized protein, giving the protein MSNQVETILEPWHDLSGKVVFVTGASSGIGKEFCLDLAKAGCKIIASARRIDLLKSLCDEINEMATSGSATDTQHSRAFAVQLDVSADEATIELAVQKAWDAFGRIDALINNAGISGQPRNPLEFEEKDWNYIYRTNLTGSWLVSKHVCLRMRNAKQGGSVINISSIAGTNRVFLPGGVAYASSKAAVNTMTKVMAMELGTNNIRVNCINPGIFRTEITQGLVDKDWFNNVTLKTVPMKTLGTINPALTGLTRYLIHDSSVYVTGSCFIADAGTSLATIPIFSSL; this is encoded by the exons ATGAGTAACCAAGTTGAGACTATACTCGAGCCATGGCACGATTTGTCGGGTAAAGTCGTGTTTGTAACCGGAGCATCGTCTGGTATTGGCAAAGAGTTTTGTCTTGATTTAGCTAAAGCTGGTTGTAAGATAATCGCTTCTGCTAGACGAATTGATTTACTTAAATCTTTATGTGATGAAATTAATGAAATGGCAACAAGTGGATCAGCAACTGATACACAACATTCTCGAGCGTTTGCGGTGCAGTTGGATGTTAGTGCTGATGAGGCAACTATTGAACTAGCCGTACAAAAGGCATGGGATGCGTTTGGGCGTATCGATGCCTTGATTAACAATGCAGGAATCTCAG GTCAACCGCGTAACCCGTTAGAATTTGAAGAAAAAGATTGGAACTATATATACAGGACAAATCTCACTGGATCATGGTTGGTTTCTAAACATGTTTGTTTACGCATGCGTAACGCTAAACAAGGAGGTTCTGTTATCAACATTTCATCGATTGCTGGTACTAATCGTGTTTTCCTTCCCGGAGGCGTTGCTTATGCTTCTTCAAAAGCAGCTGTTAATACTATGACAAAG GTTATGGCAATGGAGTTAGGAACCAACAACATAAGAGTGAACTGCATAAATCCAGGAATTTTCAGAACCGAAATCACCCAAGGACTAGTAGACAAAGATTGGTTCAACAACGTGACTTTAAAGACGGTTCCTATGAAAACGCTTGGGACAATAAATCCCGCATTAACAGGTCTCACACGGTATTTAATCCATGATTCTTCAGTATATGTTACCGGAAGTTGTTTCATCGCGGACGCTGGTACCAGCCTCGCAACAATTCCAATTTTCTCATCACTTTGA
- the LOC139873220 gene encoding glycosyltransferase BC10-like: protein MKTTRAWRVGIRDFLMVSGPRQRQHFKGPNLVILLVCLVSILLIGIHIYSPRNSAACYIFLSRSCSDPENAPSVPLRELTDEETAARVVIREILKASPVNSQNPKVAFMFLTPGPLPFEMLWDKFFQGHDGRFTVYVHASREQVNHVSPHFIGRNIRSEKVDWGKISMVDAEKRVLMYALQDPDNQHFVLLSDSCVPFHHFDYVYNYLIFTNVSFIDSYDDPGPHGAGGRYSEHMLPEIEFKDFRKGSQWFTMTRRHALIIMADSLYYKKFRLYCRPGFEGRNCYADEHYFPTLFNMVDPSGIANWSVTYVDWSERKWHPRSYKAQDITAKLLKNITSFDTCLHFTSDEKNTVLKTPCMWNGIKRPCFLFGRKFLPDTLDNLMELFSNHTTV, encoded by the exons ATGAAGACAACTAGAGCATGGCGTGTAGGCATACGAGATTTTCTAATGGTGTCTGGTCCTCGGCAACGGCAGCATTTCAAAGGACCAAATTTGGTTATCCTATTAGTGTGCTTAGTGAGCATTTTATTAATCGGAATCCATATATATTCACCTAGGAACTCTGCAGCTTGTTACATCTTTTTGTCACGTAGCTGTTCTGACCCTGAAAACGCACCATCGGTTCCGTTAAGAGAATTAACTGATGAAGAAACTGCAGCTCGGGTGGTCATCAGGGAAATTTTGAAGGCGTCCCCGGTTAACTCGCAAAACCCGAAAGTTGCTTTCATGTTCTTAACTCCTGGTCCGTTACCGTTTGAAATGCTATGGGACAAGTTCTTCCAA GGCCATGATGGTAGATTCACTGTTTATGTGCATGCCTCTAGAGAACAAGTCAATCATGTCAGTCCACATTTTATAGGCCGAAATATACGAAGTGAAAAG GTTGATTGGGGGAAAATATCGATGGTTGATGCAGAGAAGAGAGTATTGATGTATGCACTTCAAGATCCAGACAATCAACATTTTGTTTTGCTATCCGACAG CTGTGTACCGTTTCATCATTTTGATTATGTGTACAACTACTTGATCTTCACGAATGTTAGTTTCATTGATAG CTATGATGATCCGGGTCCACATGGAGCTGGCGGGAGATATTCAGAGCATATGTTGCCCGAAATTGAATTTAAGGATTTCCGTAAGGGCTCACAG TGGTTCACTATGACCCGGCGACATGCTTTAATAATTATGGCTGATAGTCTTTACTACAAGAAATTTCGGCTTTATTGCAGG CCAGGTTTTGAGGGGCGCAATTGCTATGCGGATGAACATTACTTTCCAACTCTCTTTAAT ATGGTGGATCCTAGTGGGATTGCCAATTGGTCGGTAACATATGTAGATTGGTCGGAACGAAAGTGGCACCCGAGGTCATATAAAGCTCAAGATATTACTGCCAAGCTTCTTAAAAACATTACG TCTTTTGATACTTGCCTGCATTTCACAAGTGATGAAAAG AATACGGTGTTGAAAACGCCATGCATGTGGAATGGAATAAAGCGGCCTTGCTTCCTTTTTGGAAGAAAGTTTTTACCGGATACATTGGATAATCTGATGGAGCTATTCTCAAATCATACAACAGTATGA
- the LOC139873221 gene encoding uncharacterized protein yields MSNQVETILEPWHDLSGKVVFVTGASSGIGKEFCLDLAKTGCKIIASARRIDLLKSLCDEINGMATSETQQSQAFSVQLDVSADEATIEAAVQKAWDAFGRIDALINNAGISGQPRNPLEFEEKDWNYIHRTNLTGSWLVSKHVCLRMRNAKQGGSVINISSISGINRVFLPGCVAYASSKAAVNTMTKVMAMELGTNNIRVNCINPGIFRTAITQGLVDKQWFKNVTVKTVPMKTLGTINPALTGLARYLIHDSSVYVTGSCFIVDAGSSLAASPIFSSL; encoded by the exons ATGAGTAACCAAGTTGAGACTATACTCGAACCATGGCACGATTTGTCAGGTAAAGTCGTGTTTGTGACCGGAGCATCGTCTGGTATTGGCAAAGAGTTTTGTCTTGATTTAGCTAAAACTGGTTGTAAAATAATCGCTTCAGCTAGACGAATTGATTTACTTAAATCTCTATGTGATGAAATTAATGGAATGGCAACAAGTGAAACACAACAGTCTCAAGCATTTTCGGTGCAGTTGGATGTTAGTGCTGATGAAGCAACTATTGAAGCAGCCGTACAAAAGGCATGGGACGCATTTGGGCGTATCGATGCTTTGATTAACAATGCAGGAATTTCAG GTCAACCCCGTAACCCGTTAGAATTTGAAGAAAAAGATTGGAATTATATCCACAGGACTAATCTGACTGGATCATGGTTAGTTTCTAAACATGTTTGTTTACGAATGCGTAATGCTAAACAAGGAGGTTCTGTTATCAACATTTCATCGATTTCTGGTATTAATCGTGTTTTTCTTCCTGGATGTGTTGCATATGCTTCTTCAAAAGCAGCCGTTAATACTATGACAAAG GTTATGGCAATGGAGTTAGGAACTAACAACATAAGAGTGAACTGCATAAATCCAGGAATTTTCAGAACGGCGATCACACAAGGACTAGTAGACAAACAATGGTTCAAGAACGTTACTGTAAAGACGGTTCCTATGAAAACACTTGGCACGATAAATCCAGCATTGACAGGTCTCGCACGATATTTAATCCATGATTCTTCTGTATATGTTACCGGAAGTTGTTTCATCGTGGATGCCGGTAGCAGCCTCGCAGCAAGTCCAATTTTCTCGTCGCTTTGA